In the genome of Diaphorobacter sp. HDW4A, the window CTTTTGCGATTGTGTACGGCGCTCTGCGCGGCACCGCCGCCCTGCTGCGCCTGCCGCGCCGCGCACGCCGCTGGCGTCTGCAGCAAAAGGAACGTGCAATGCACGCCTCGCTGCTCGACGCCATGTCGCAACTGCTAGCCGGTCGATTCCTGCGTGCGCGCAAGGCGGCAGAGACCTCCATCGCTCAGGAAAACGATCTGTCGCAATCCCTTCCGATCCCGCACGGCAAGCAACTGCGCACGCTAGCCCACATCGTCGCCGCCGAAAGCTCGCACGCGCTGCAGGACCGCACCACGCGCGAGACGCATCTGCAGCAGGCGCTTGACGCCATTCCGCCCAATGCCTCCACCTCCGAGCAGGAACTGCGTGAAGGCGCACAGCTGCGCGCAGCCCGCTGGTCGCTCGACGAGCGTGACGCCAACGCCGCACTTGATCGCATGTCCACCCTGTCCGCCGGTGCCGCACGTCGCACACTGGCCCTGCGCGCCAAGCTCAAAGCCTCGCGCATGGCACATCTCACCGGTGAAGCACTCGACACTGCACGCCTGCTCGGCAAGCACCGCGCTTTTTCACCCGCCGCCGCCGAGAGCATCGTGCGCAGCCTCGCCATCGAACTGATCAACGACGCCCACGATCCCACCCAGTTGCAGAGCGCCTGGATGTCGCTGGACCCGAGCGAACGCGCCATGCCCGAGCTGTCGATCCACGCCGCCCAGCGCTTGTCCCAGCTCGACGGCGACCCGGCGCAGGTGCGCCACTGGCTGCTGCCGGTATGGGAACGCATGGTCGACCCGAACCAGTCGCTCTCGCAACATCAGGCATTCAAACTGATCGAAGTGCTCGAAGCCAACCTGAGCGGCATCGACGCCACCTGGCTCGCCCGCATAGAAAGCGCGCAACAGGCCGACCCGCGTGATGCACGTCTGCAGTATCTGTCAGCGGTGGCTTGTCTGCATCGAGAGTTGTGGGGGAAGGCGCAGCAGCTGTTCACTCAGGCTGCGCCTAAGTTGGCTGACAAGAAATTGCGGGGGAGTGCCTGGCGATTCTTGGCTGAACTCGCCGAGCATCGTAATGATGAGGAGGCGGCTGCTCAGGCTTGGAAGCAGGCGGCTATTGCTGTCCTGTGATTTTTGCTTCTGCTGAGCGGTTGACGACAGAGGCCGGGACTGCCCCCG includes:
- a CDS encoding heme biosynthesis HemY N-terminal domain-containing protein, whose amino-acid sequence is MRAALWLLALFGVAVAVALFAGNNQGTVTLFWPPYRVDLSLNAVLLILFSAFAIVYGALRGTAALLRLPRRARRWRLQQKERAMHASLLDAMSQLLAGRFLRARKAAETSIAQENDLSQSLPIPHGKQLRTLAHIVAAESSHALQDRTTRETHLQQALDAIPPNASTSEQELREGAQLRAARWSLDERDANAALDRMSTLSAGAARRTLALRAKLKASRMAHLTGEALDTARLLGKHRAFSPAAAESIVRSLAIELINDAHDPTQLQSAWMSLDPSERAMPELSIHAAQRLSQLDGDPAQVRHWLLPVWERMVDPNQSLSQHQAFKLIEVLEANLSGIDATWLARIESAQQADPRDARLQYLSAVACLHRELWGKAQQLFTQAAPKLADKKLRGSAWRFLAELAEHRNDEEAAAQAWKQAAIAVL